The genomic segment ACTTTCATGTCAAACGATTGCCGCAATTCCTAGATCCGTTTGAAGATAATGCACCACGAATCTCACCAAAACAGGAAGTCAAGCTGGCAGATTTAAAGGATGCTTTAGAAGAATTATTTTATCCCGAAGGTCAGAGCATTCCTGATTCAGCCCTGTTTTATTTTTCTGGGCATGGTCTTCGCACAGGTCGGCGAATTAAAGAAGGTTTTCTAGCTACCAGTGATACTAATCCTGATGCCGGAAACTGGGGACTAAGCTTAAAGTGGTTACGCGAGTTATTAAAAGAAAGCCCAGTAAGACAGCAAATTATTTGGTTAGACTGTTGTTTTAGTGGTGAACTCCTCAATTTTACCGAAGCTGATCCAGGTGAACGTGGCAATACACGCGATCGCTGTTTCATTGCTGCTTCCAGAGAATTTGAGCCAGCCTATGAAAACGTGGGTGGAGTAAGTAGTGTATTAACTAACGCAATTTTGCGAGGATTTAACTTGGCTAATGTATCTAACCAATGGGTTACGAACGAAACATTAGTGGCATTCTTGCGAGAAGAATTAAAAACCGCATCCCAAAAATTCATCTCTAATAACTTGGGGTGTATTAATATCATTTGCAAAACAGAAATAACCAATAAACAAGATATTCAAGCTGCTGCACCAACTGCCAATCAACGAAATAAAACAGCTAAATTAGCAGAACAGTTACGAGCTTGGTTTACTGCTTTACGCTATGACTTTGAACAGTATGAAATTAACAACGAAACTTATTTTGAGTGGATTATTAATATTATTAATCCCATAGGACGCAAGCGTTATAACCGAATTTTGGTACGCGGCATCACAGGAGAAGCTGAAATGAAAGATGTTGCCGCCTTGCGAAAGTCAGTCAATTCTCAAAGAACAGATATAGGTTGGCTCATTACAAACCGCCGTGTTAGTCGAGCTGCTAAAGATGAAGTGAGCAAGCAGGAAAACCAGGAATTGTTTTGCTATACCCTTGATGAGTTGCTGGATCGAGATGCCGATTTTAGCGGCTATCTCAACTGGCTGGAAGATGAAATTAAGCAACGAGGAATTGACCGCACCTATGTACCCTTAACTTGTACCAAAGAGGAATTTGATCCCATCTCAAAGCAGAAAATGGGCATTAGCTGTTATGGTGAGACTGATGGTTGGATTGATGGTTATGTTGATCGCTGGCTTGATGATCCTGCTAAAGAACACCTGTCCATTCTTGGTGAATTTGGTACTGGTAAAACTTGGTTTGGATTGCATTATGCCTGGACTGCTCTGCAACGCTATCGTGATGCTCAACGCCGGGGAGTAGAACGTCCACGTTTGCCGTTAGTTATTCCTTTACGGGATTATGCAAAAGCAGTCAGTGTAGAATCGCTATTTTCGGAGTTCTTTTTTCGTAAGCATGAAATTCCACTGCCTGGTTATTCTGCTTTTGAACAACTCAACCGCATGGGTAAAGTGCTGTTGATTTTCGATGGTTTTGATGAAATGGCAGCCAGAGTAAATCGCCAACAAATGATTAACAACTTCTGGGAACTAGCCAAAGTAGTAGTACCAGGGGCAAAGGTAATTCTTACCTGTCGCACCGAACATTTCCCAGAAGCCAAACAAGGCAGAGCTTTGCTAAGTGCAGAACTGCAAGCATCTACAATCAACTTGCCTTTAGAAACACCGCGCTTTGAAGTACTGGAATTAGAAAAATTTGATGACGAGCAAATTCGGCAGGTACTAGCGTTTCGTACTGAACCAGAGACTGTAAAAAGAGTAATGAATAATTCGACACTGCGGGATTTAGCACGTCGTCCCGTAATGACAGAACTTATTATAGAAGCCTTGCCAGAAATTGAGGCGGGTAAGCCAGTTGATATATCACGGGTATATTTATATGCTGTGCGGCACAAGATGGAGAGGGATATCAAAGCCGAACGCACTTTTACTTCATTGGCAGACAAACTCTACTTTCTATGTGAACTGTCGTGGGAAATGCTTTCTACAGACAAGATGAGCATGAACTACAAAGAATTTCCAGACCGCATTCGGAGTTTATTTGGTTTTGTAGTTCAGGAAGAAAAGAATTTGGACTACTGGCATTATGACATGATGGGGCAGACAATGCTGATTCGTAATGCCGAAGGTGACTACAGCCCAGCCCATCGTTCATTGCTGGAGTTTTTTGCTGCATACAAGCTAGTTGCAGAGTTAGGTGTTTTAGCTTCTGACTTTACAGAAATAGCTCAAACACAGTCCTGTTTGGACAATACTCTTCTAGCACGGGATTACACTTGGTCGGAATATTTTCACCGACTATGCAAAGAAGATGGGCAACCTCTTGCAATAGCACCACTAAAGTCATTTACCAACGCATCTTTAGAGAGATTATATAATTATTTGGGTAAGGCTCCCTTGGCAAAGGCTACGCTAGATTTAGCCATGCCTATGTTAGATAAGCAATTATTTCAACAACAGTTACTGTCACTAATTCACTTAACTCGTGGTAAAACCCAGGCTAAGGTAGGCTGTACAGGTGGAAATTTAGCGAAATTGCTATTGGAGGCAAATCCTTACGGGCTAGAGAAATGCGACCTTTGCGATACTGTCATTACAGACGTAAACTTTGCTAATGCCAGCTTGCGGTGGATAAATTTGATGGGAGCGGATCTCACCAACTCTTTATTTTCTCCAGTGCTAGGAACTGTCTGGTCGATAGCTTTTAGCCCAGATGGCAAAAAACTGGTGATTGGAGATGGAAAGGGTACTGTACAAGTTTGGGAAACATCATCTGGAAAGCTTTTACTGTTCCTCCAAGGGCATGAGTTTAGTGTCATGTCAGTGGCATTTTCCCCAGATGGTCAGTTCATTATCAGTGGCAGTCTTGACCAGACTTTAAGGCTTTGGGATTTAAATGGTAATTTAATCGGTCAACCTTTTATCGGACATGATGATTTGGTTATATCAGTAACATTTTCTTCCGATGGTCAATTCATCGCTAGTAGCAGTCAGGACAAAACCATACGATTATGGAATTTAAATGGTAGTTTAATCAGTCAACCTTTTATCGGACACGAAGATGCAGTCAATTCAGTAGCATTTTCTCCCGACAGCCAATACATCATCAGTGGCAGTGATGACAAAACATTACGATTGTGGGATTTAAACGGTAATTTGATTGGTCAACCCTTTATCGGCCATGAAAATGCAATTTATTCCGTGAAGTTCTCCCCCAACGGTCAGTGCATAATCAGTGGTAGCGGAGATGGAACATTACGGTTGTGGGATATTAATGGTCAGTCCATTGGTCAACCCTTTATCGGCCATGAAAAGGGAGTCTATTCAGTAGCGTTTTCCCCCAACGGTAAACTTATTGCTAGTGTCAGCAATGATAAGACAGCGCGATTGTGGGATTTGAATGGTAATCCTGTTGGACAACCTTTCATTGGGCATGAAGAGATACTTAGAACAGTGACATTTTCTCCAGATGGTCAGAATATTGTTACTGGTGGTTGGGACAATACAGTGCGATTATGGGATTTAGATGGTAATTCCCTTGGTCAATCCTTTGTTGGTTATGATTTGATTGTCTGGGAAGTTGGATTTTCGCCTAATGGTCAGCGCATTGTTGCCGGAAGTAAAGATAAAACTGTGCGTCTGTGGGATTTGAATGGTAATCCTGTTGGACAACCCTTCATTGGGCATGAAAATGTGGTTAGGTCTGTGGTCTTTTCTCCTAACGGTCAGCTAATTGTTAGTGGTAGTGATGACAAAACACTGCGGCTTTGGGATTTAAATGGTACTCTCATTGGTCAACCCTTTGTCGGACATGAAGATGTAGTAAGGTCTGTAGCTTTTTCTCCTAACGGTCAACTAATTGTTAGTGGCAGTTGGGATAAAACAGTCCGGCTTTGGGATTTAAATGGTACTCTCATTGGTCAACCCTTTGTCGGACATAATTCTGCAATTTTATCAGTGGCATTTTCCCCGGATGGCCAGCGAATTGTTACTAGTAGTGCAGATACGACCATACGGCTATGGGATGTGAATGGTAGTCCAATTGCTCAACCTTTCATGGGTCATCGCAGAGAAGTTTATTCAGTAGCATTTTCTCCCTGCGGACGACAAATTGTTAGTGGAAGTTGGGACAAAACAGTAAGGTTATGGGATGTAAATGGTAATCCGATTGGTCAACCTTTTATAGGTCATGATAGAGAAGTTTATTCAGTAGCATTTTCTCCCTGCGGACGACAAATTGTTAGTGGAAGTTGGGACAAAACAGTAAGGTTATGGGATGTAAATGGTAATCCGATTGGTCAACCCTTTATAGGACATCAAGAAAGAGTAATATCGGTAGGGTTTTCCCCAGACGGTCAACACATTGTCAGTAGCAGCAATGATGAAACCATCCGTATTTGGGAGGTAAAAACTGGCAAATGTTTACAGGTAATCAATTACAAATTGTGTGCAGGGTTGAATATCACAGGTGTAACAGGGCTAACTTCTGCACAGCGTGTAGCATTAAAACTGATGGGCGCAATTGATAATTCATAAGTCGAAGTGCTTTAGTATTTGATATCGATATTTGTAATTTTTGATAATTGCCTTGCCTTTGACGCTGATGGTTCTCCAGTTATCTCCCAAGAAGCTGTAGCCTTGAGAGATGCCTTAGTCGATAAGTTAGCATGTCTTGATCCAATCCCTGGTGCATTAGAACAATTGCTGTGGCATTTTGGTCACAAGCAAGTGGCTGAAGTTACGGGTCGTAGCAAGCGAGTTTTGAAAGATGATTCAGGGCGTTTGTTCGTTGATTCACGAGGTAGTGGGGCGAATATTGCTGAAACTGCTGCGTTTATGCAGGGTGAGAAACAAATCCTCATCTTCAGTGACGCTGGTGGGACAGGCAGAAGTTATCATGCCGATCTAAATGCTGCGAATCGTCGGCGGCGATCGCATTATTTGTTGGAAGCTGGCTGGAGAGCAGACAACGCAATCCAGGGGTTGGGGCGATCACATCGCACAAACCAAGCATCAGCACCCGTGTTCAGACCTGTTACCACTAACGTCATCGGTGAACGCCGCTTTATCTCAACCATTGCCCGAAGGCTGGATAGCTTGGGCGCTCTTACTCGTGGTCAACGGCAGACGGGTGGCAATGGGATATTTGATACAAAGGATAACCTTGAATCTCAGTATGCAGAGTATGCCTTGTACGAACTGTTCAAGCAAATATTTCAAGGTCGATTTTACGAAGTGTCTTTGGGGAAATTCGAGCAAATGACGGGTTTATCGCTGACTTCCCACGAAGGCGGGATGAAGATCGACTTGCCCCCATTGCGGCAATTCCTTAATCGGCTGCTGGCTTTACGCATCGATATGCAAAACATCATTTTCGAGCGTTTTGAGTTGTTGCTAAGTCAACAGATTGAAGCAGCGATCGCGGCTGGTGTCTATGAGATGGGTGTGGAAACTTTACGGGCTGAACGGTTTACTGTATTGAGCCAGGAAGCTGTATATACTCATGCTCAAACTGGTAGTGTCACCAATTACTTGAAAGTAGAACGCACCCAAAATAACCGCATCAAAACTACCGAAGAGATGTTGGAGTTCGCAACTCAATATCAAGGAAAGCTCATGATCAACTCCAAGTCAGGCAATGCTGCTGTGTCAATTCCAACACATAGTATATACGACTCTGAGGGTGGAGTTGTCCCAAGAGTTTTGCTGATTCGCCCACAGAAAGAAACTCGCGTACCAATTCAAGACTTGGAATCTTCCACATGGGGGCAAGTTTCTATTGATGCGTTTGCTGCTGCTTGGTCTACTGAAATAGACGCACTGCCTAAGTTCACAACCGATTACCTGCATTTGGTAACTGGTATTCTCCTACCCATCTGGAAAATACTACCACAGCAGAATAGTCGAGTATTCCGGTTGCAAACCAGCGATGGACAAAAGATTCTCGGTCGTGTGGTGAATGCTCAGGATATTCAAACCGTGCGCGAACAA from the Nostoc sp. C052 genome contains:
- a CDS encoding caspase family protein — encoded protein: MSRDALVVGINQYNFSGLSTLRSPALDAEMIAKRLSEAGNFHVKRLPQFLDPFEDNAPRISPKQEVKLADLKDALEELFYPEGQSIPDSALFYFSGHGLRTGRRIKEGFLATSDTNPDAGNWGLSLKWLRELLKESPVRQQIIWLDCCFSGELLNFTEADPGERGNTRDRCFIAASREFEPAYENVGGVSSVLTNAILRGFNLANVSNQWVTNETLVAFLREELKTASQKFISNNLGCINIICKTEITNKQDIQAAAPTANQRNKTAKLAEQLRAWFTALRYDFEQYEINNETYFEWIINIINPIGRKRYNRILVRGITGEAEMKDVAALRKSVNSQRTDIGWLITNRRVSRAAKDEVSKQENQELFCYTLDELLDRDADFSGYLNWLEDEIKQRGIDRTYVPLTCTKEEFDPISKQKMGISCYGETDGWIDGYVDRWLDDPAKEHLSILGEFGTGKTWFGLHYAWTALQRYRDAQRRGVERPRLPLVIPLRDYAKAVSVESLFSEFFFRKHEIPLPGYSAFEQLNRMGKVLLIFDGFDEMAARVNRQQMINNFWELAKVVVPGAKVILTCRTEHFPEAKQGRALLSAELQASTINLPLETPRFEVLELEKFDDEQIRQVLAFRTEPETVKRVMNNSTLRDLARRPVMTELIIEALPEIEAGKPVDISRVYLYAVRHKMERDIKAERTFTSLADKLYFLCELSWEMLSTDKMSMNYKEFPDRIRSLFGFVVQEEKNLDYWHYDMMGQTMLIRNAEGDYSPAHRSLLEFFAAYKLVAELGVLASDFTEIAQTQSCLDNTLLARDYTWSEYFHRLCKEDGQPLAIAPLKSFTNASLERLYNYLGKAPLAKATLDLAMPMLDKQLFQQQLLSLIHLTRGKTQAKVGCTGGNLAKLLLEANPYGLEKCDLCDTVITDVNFANASLRWINLMGADLTNSLFSPVLGTVWSIAFSPDGKKLVIGDGKGTVQVWETSSGKLLLFLQGHEFSVMSVAFSPDGQFIISGSLDQTLRLWDLNGNLIGQPFIGHDDLVISVTFSSDGQFIASSSQDKTIRLWNLNGSLISQPFIGHEDAVNSVAFSPDSQYIISGSDDKTLRLWDLNGNLIGQPFIGHENAIYSVKFSPNGQCIISGSGDGTLRLWDINGQSIGQPFIGHEKGVYSVAFSPNGKLIASVSNDKTARLWDLNGNPVGQPFIGHEEILRTVTFSPDGQNIVTGGWDNTVRLWDLDGNSLGQSFVGYDLIVWEVGFSPNGQRIVAGSKDKTVRLWDLNGNPVGQPFIGHENVVRSVVFSPNGQLIVSGSDDKTLRLWDLNGTLIGQPFVGHEDVVRSVAFSPNGQLIVSGSWDKTVRLWDLNGTLIGQPFVGHNSAILSVAFSPDGQRIVTSSADTTIRLWDVNGSPIAQPFMGHRREVYSVAFSPCGRQIVSGSWDKTVRLWDVNGNPIGQPFIGHDREVYSVAFSPCGRQIVSGSWDKTVRLWDVNGNPIGQPFIGHQERVISVGFSPDGQHIVSSSNDETIRIWEVKTGKCLQVINYKLCAGLNITGVTGLTSAQRVALKLMGAIDNS
- a CDS encoding strawberry notch C-terminal domain-containing protein; its protein translation is MISIFVIFDNCLAFDADGSPVISQEAVALRDALVDKLACLDPIPGALEQLLWHFGHKQVAEVTGRSKRVLKDDSGRLFVDSRGSGANIAETAAFMQGEKQILIFSDAGGTGRSYHADLNAANRRRRSHYLLEAGWRADNAIQGLGRSHRTNQASAPVFRPVTTNVIGERRFISTIARRLDSLGALTRGQRQTGGNGIFDTKDNLESQYAEYALYELFKQIFQGRFYEVSLGKFEQMTGLSLTSHEGGMKIDLPPLRQFLNRLLALRIDMQNIIFERFELLLSQQIEAAIAAGVYEMGVETLRAERFTVLSQEAVYTHAQTGSVTNYLKVERTQNNRIKTTEEMLEFATQYQGKLMINSKSGNAAVSIPTHSIYDSEGGVVPRVLLIRPQKETRVPIQDLESSTWGQVSIDAFAAAWSTEIDALPKFTTDYLHLVTGILLPIWKILPQQNSRVFRLQTSDGQKILGRVVNAQDIQTVREQLGLRNQLLSPEELVKLVLNERYTQQLPGGVTLRRSYIATEPRIELVNAISLAERLLAVGCFTEIINWQKRVFIPVSDKAPAILAAVIEILG